A stretch of the Leptospiraceae bacterium genome encodes the following:
- a CDS encoding zinc-binding dehydrogenase, with the protein MKAGILYQNESHLKIEDVTLPDLKPNDVKVDIKCCGVCGSDIHMTIHKQVRLKHYPTILGHEAAGVVREVGEKVTKFKKGDRVVLASGLGCGKCQHCLNGRHNLCASVEVLGYAMNGAFAEQVHIDERHLTILPDQIPFDQGAILADAVSTPYHALKFVGKIQQGDVVAVYGCGGLGIHAVILARALGASKVIALDIDRGALDNAGRYKADEAVDLRTVKNSGKTLQELTGGVDLMLDFSGHYSNFEDSIRAMNSGGRMVMAGISKHAFKVGFPFMLINKQISITGSLGCDSRTIPELIDLYLSGKLDLSTSITSHHPLEDVNNCIEDLHHRKGNPIRFIITPNGKV; encoded by the coding sequence ATGAAAGCAGGCATATTGTATCAAAATGAGTCACATTTAAAAATCGAAGACGTAACTCTTCCCGATTTAAAACCAAACGATGTAAAAGTAGACATTAAGTGTTGTGGGGTCTGTGGCTCTGACATTCATATGACAATCCACAAGCAAGTTCGATTGAAGCACTACCCTACTATTCTAGGTCATGAAGCCGCTGGTGTAGTGCGCGAAGTTGGAGAAAAGGTTACGAAGTTTAAAAAGGGAGACAGAGTCGTATTAGCCTCAGGTCTGGGTTGCGGCAAATGTCAGCATTGCCTAAACGGTCGCCACAACCTTTGCGCGTCTGTTGAGGTTCTGGGCTATGCGATGAACGGAGCCTTTGCAGAGCAAGTGCATATCGATGAGCGGCATCTCACGATTCTCCCCGACCAAATCCCCTTCGATCAAGGAGCAATCCTCGCCGATGCAGTATCAACTCCTTATCATGCGCTGAAATTCGTAGGGAAAATTCAGCAGGGAGATGTAGTTGCAGTCTACGGTTGTGGTGGTCTCGGGATACATGCTGTTATCCTCGCGCGTGCCCTTGGGGCAAGTAAAGTAATTGCACTCGATATTGACAGAGGTGCCCTCGACAACGCAGGGCGATACAAAGCAGATGAAGCAGTTGATCTTCGAACCGTTAAAAATTCAGGTAAAACCTTACAGGAATTAACCGGTGGAGTAGATTTGATGCTTGATTTTTCAGGTCATTATTCGAATTTTGAAGACTCTATTCGAGCAATGAATTCCGGTGGAAGAATGGTCATGGCAGGAATTAGTAAACACGCTTTCAAAGTTGGATTTCCATTTATGTTAATCAATAAACAAATTTCCATAACAGGATCTCTCGGTTGTGATTCGCGTACTATTCCTGAATTGATCGATCTCTATTTGAGCGGAAAATTGGACTTATCCACTTCCATTACATCTCATCATCCCTTAGAAGATGTAAATAACTGCATTGAAGACTTACATCATAGAAAAGGAAATCCAATTCGCTTTATCATTACGCCTAACGGTAAAGTTTAA
- a CDS encoding EAL domain-containing protein, which produces MEEDVRSLQIRRLLQLFWIVELMFGISILFSLEGQNLGEIIGKCVATITLPLVYFLIKRNKIELASSILLWILTFNFTYFVWIDAGLRDAGLVAFSGILIFAAVLGSKINFLLILFYTLSYIGFMGYASISGWHIHFIRPIDFSVIVDTILLFSAIGLSIWFLINDLTVLITKVINENIKVKNSNRIIEHMVNHDFLTNLPNRNLAKDNFEKAYENAKLHDEKIALVYLDLDNFYTINDSLGHIIGDELIRLFSDRLMEVIGGAGTLCRLGGDDFLIVLNSKLNLDIVSEKVIEIMDSMKKPFNLNSLEYVSTCSIGIAISPDNDNNFESLLRKANLALDHAKSAAKNRFVFYNTEMNVNTQEQLNLLLQLRTAIQNNEFYLCYQPKVSFCDNSLEGFEALLRWKHSKRGIVSPLSFIPIAESFGLIVEIGEWVLQEACKQCKIWHELGYDKLTIAVNVSAIQFKRGNIEEVILNALKVSGLKPEFLEIEMTESILIDDSNILIDTLFQLRKLGIKFSIDDFGTGYSNLGYLKKFQVEVLKIDQSFIRNMNNSLQDEALVKAILQMASSMGIKTVAEGVEENHTRIKLKDLNCDYGQGYYWSKPMLPPESIMYIKNQR; this is translated from the coding sequence TTGGAAGAGGATGTTCGCAGTTTACAGATTCGAAGACTATTGCAATTATTTTGGATTGTAGAGTTGATGTTTGGCATTTCCATACTTTTCAGTCTTGAGGGACAGAACTTAGGTGAAATCATAGGTAAATGTGTAGCAACCATAACACTCCCCTTAGTCTATTTTCTAATTAAACGTAACAAAATTGAATTGGCTTCTTCTATTTTACTATGGATACTAACGTTTAATTTTACCTATTTTGTTTGGATAGATGCTGGATTAAGAGATGCAGGACTTGTTGCATTCTCTGGAATTCTTATTTTTGCTGCGGTTCTAGGTTCCAAAATTAACTTTTTGCTAATTTTATTTTATACTCTTTCCTATATAGGATTTATGGGTTATGCTAGTATTTCTGGGTGGCATATTCACTTCATTCGACCAATTGATTTTTCAGTCATAGTCGATACCATCCTACTCTTCAGCGCTATTGGTCTTAGTATATGGTTTTTAATCAATGATTTGACTGTATTAATTACGAAAGTGATCAATGAGAATATAAAAGTTAAAAATTCAAATCGGATCATAGAACATATGGTAAATCATGACTTCCTCACGAACTTACCGAATCGAAATCTCGCAAAGGATAATTTTGAAAAAGCCTATGAGAATGCAAAACTGCACGATGAAAAGATAGCTTTAGTATATCTTGATCTGGATAATTTTTACACGATTAATGATTCTCTTGGTCATATTATTGGAGACGAATTAATTAGATTATTCTCGGATCGATTGATGGAAGTGATTGGCGGTGCCGGAACACTTTGTCGATTGGGTGGCGATGATTTTTTAATTGTCTTAAATTCAAAATTGAATCTTGACATCGTATCAGAAAAAGTCATAGAAATAATGGATTCAATGAAAAAACCTTTTAACTTAAACTCATTAGAATATGTATCCACTTGTTCTATTGGCATTGCCATCTCCCCTGACAATGACAATAATTTCGAGTCACTACTTAGAAAAGCAAATCTAGCTTTGGATCATGCAAAATCTGCAGCGAAGAATCGTTTTGTTTTCTATAACACAGAAATGAATGTTAATACACAGGAACAATTAAATCTTTTATTACAACTCAGGACCGCCATTCAAAATAATGAATTCTATCTTTGCTACCAACCAAAAGTTTCGTTTTGTGACAATTCATTAGAAGGATTTGAAGCATTACTTCGTTGGAAACATTCAAAGCGAGGCATAGTGTCTCCATTATCATTTATACCAATCGCTGAGAGCTTTGGATTGATTGTAGAAATTGGTGAATGGGTATTGCAAGAAGCCTGTAAGCAATGCAAAATATGGCATGAGCTTGGATATGATAAATTAACGATAGCCGTGAATGTGTCAGCCATTCAATTTAAAAGAGGAAATATTGAAGAAGTTATTTTAAATGCTTTGAAAGTATCCGGATTAAAACCAGAATTTTTAGAGATCGAGATGACTGAATCAATATTAATTGATGACTCTAATATATTAATAGATACTCTTTTTCAATTAAGGAAATTGGGAATAAAATTTTCCATTGATGATTTCGGAACTGGATATTCCAATTTAGGCTATTTAAAAAAATTTCAAGTAGAAGTATTGAAAATTGATCAGTCGTTTATTCGAAACATGAACAATAGTCTTCAAGATGAAGCGTTAGTAAAAGCAATCCTTCAAATGGCTTCAAGTATGGGAATTAAAACTGTCGCGGAAGGAGTAGAAGAAAATCATACTAGAATTAAACTTAAAGATTTGAATTGTGACTATGGACAAGGATACTACTGGTCAAAACCAATGCTGCCACCAGAATCAATAATGTAT
- a CDS encoding SpoIIE family protein phosphatase: MESKNAVLEQFDREYLKRGIQYIIKIRYGLSLVFLLASLATFGKPDTIFYLIGTALYFSFNLFLVFSLKKRNEIPKQWVYNVIYLDLIIITVFYYLGIITNAPNDSSRPVYEGIFYCIYIFLAIYSGFLYSAKFVTIIGGLSSIVYGISIPLAIKWGSPYLLDNKIMITDRNTIDLNVEIKKILFLFTMIFCYNFVVRLLKSMQVDLKKMLLELEDKVIERTQELNETLKQVKKLKEHQDGDYFLNKLLIEPLAKNQSSSETVKIESLVKQKKTFQFRNKEHELGGDINISDNIKLEGKNYIVFLNGDAMGKSIQGAGGVLVLGTIFKSILQRSISMPIARNVYPERWLKNAFIEMHKAFESFDGSMLMSAVFGLIDEQTGTMYFINSEHPDIVLYRDGVVSFIENRILYRKLGSPIQQGNISVQIFSLKTNDIIFLGSDGRDDIILGTDSHNNHVINDDEKLFLSYIESAEGDINKAYQILLKTGNLMDDLSLMKIRFLGMNADHEKLETKLNLFEDHKEKNRLNDCIEIGEEVINHYPHLTNFIYDLSLVYYEKGNFKKAIDLGERIRLRESNNIPNLIALIKSYRAAGKTKRATAILDACLKARPDDERLKNLK, encoded by the coding sequence ATGGAATCCAAAAATGCAGTTTTAGAACAATTTGATAGAGAATATCTAAAAAGAGGTATTCAATACATAATTAAGATTCGATACGGATTGTCTCTAGTTTTTTTACTAGCATCTCTGGCTACCTTTGGTAAGCCGGATACCATTTTCTATCTAATCGGAACAGCCCTCTATTTTTCTTTTAATCTTTTCTTAGTTTTCAGTCTCAAAAAACGTAACGAAATCCCTAAACAATGGGTATACAACGTCATTTACTTAGACCTCATAATTATCACTGTATTTTATTACCTAGGGATAATTACCAATGCACCCAATGATTCGAGTCGACCTGTTTATGAAGGTATCTTCTATTGTATTTATATATTTTTAGCAATCTATTCCGGCTTTTTATATAGTGCAAAATTTGTTACGATAATCGGGGGACTTAGCTCTATTGTTTATGGTATAAGTATTCCGTTAGCTATTAAATGGGGTTCACCTTATCTTTTAGACAATAAAATTATGATTACAGATAGGAATACAATTGATTTAAATGTTGAAATCAAAAAAATACTATTTTTATTTACTATGATTTTTTGTTATAATTTTGTTGTGCGATTGTTAAAGAGTATGCAAGTAGATTTAAAAAAAATGCTTCTAGAATTGGAAGATAAAGTAATAGAAAGAACACAAGAATTGAATGAAACTCTTAAACAAGTTAAAAAGTTGAAGGAACATCAGGATGGTGATTATTTTTTAAATAAACTTTTGATTGAACCTCTAGCGAAAAACCAATCATCAAGCGAAACTGTCAAGATAGAATCTCTTGTAAAACAAAAGAAGACATTTCAATTTCGCAACAAAGAGCATGAACTAGGAGGAGATATAAATATTTCTGACAATATTAAGCTAGAAGGAAAGAATTATATTGTATTTCTAAATGGAGATGCGATGGGAAAATCAATTCAAGGAGCCGGCGGCGTACTCGTACTCGGCACAATATTCAAATCAATTCTACAGAGAAGTATCTCGATGCCGATTGCTCGAAATGTATATCCAGAGAGATGGTTAAAAAATGCATTTATAGAAATGCACAAAGCATTTGAAAGTTTTGATGGTTCAATGCTGATGTCAGCTGTCTTCGGATTAATTGATGAACAAACTGGCACTATGTATTTTATCAATTCGGAACATCCCGACATTGTTTTGTATAGAGATGGAGTTGTTAGTTTTATAGAAAATCGAATTCTTTATAGAAAGCTTGGATCACCGATTCAGCAGGGTAATATTTCAGTTCAGATTTTTTCCCTAAAAACAAATGATATTATTTTTTTGGGATCTGATGGGAGAGATGATATTATTCTAGGGACTGATTCTCATAATAATCATGTTATCAACGATGATGAGAAATTATTTTTATCTTACATCGAAAGCGCAGAAGGAGATATAAATAAAGCTTACCAAATCCTCTTAAAAACAGGGAATTTAATGGATGACCTTTCATTGATGAAAATTCGTTTTCTAGGAATGAATGCAGACCATGAAAAATTGGAAACCAAGCTTAATTTGTTCGAAGATCATAAAGAGAAAAATCGATTGAATGACTGTATTGAGATTGGAGAAGAGGTAATTAATCATTATCCGCATTTGACAAACTTTATCTATGACCTTTCCCTTGTGTATTATGAAAAGGGAAACTTCAAGAAAGCGATTGATCTAGGGGAAAGAATTCGATTAAGAGAGTCAAATAATATCCCCAACTTAATAGCTTTAATTAAATCATACCGTGCGGCTGGTAAAACAAAAAGAGCAACAGCAATTTTAGATGCCTGCTTAAAAGCGCGACCGGATGATGAAAGATTAAAAAATTTAAAATAA
- a CDS encoding DUF1554 domain-containing protein encodes MKRLLFLFIILVSFMENACKPTLSRSYISFFVLLTKNNVNNALASTSTSSTTTTVPPTGTLTYPNSNYIFYLNKGIIVINPITTGAITSYSINPILPAGLIFDSITGQISGTPTVLSSIISYTVTGNFASGITTFTFSISIVDIPPTSLTYTGSPYSFPDFIPIATIIPTISGNLTSCISNPTLPTGLSINNLCEISGTPTVAQVSASYTIIATNGGGSTSATISISVTTVNRKIYVTSAGYSPGVQFTSPATADTLCNSDAGKPAGGGTYKAMISGPTRIACLLPNCPGGGSEHTSWVFLPNTSYFQTDGVTLIGTTNANALLPSTFVNQATAHSKYWTGLNNDWTNAAMNCAGWSNTGSSTCGGQNPNNNVSNFTDIWGVVACAAAQQLLCVQQ; translated from the coding sequence ATGAAAAGATTACTTTTTTTGTTTATTATACTTGTTAGTTTTATGGAGAACGCGTGTAAACCGACTCTTTCTCGCTCTTACATTTCTTTTTTTGTATTGCTCACAAAAAACAATGTTAATAATGCTTTAGCTTCAACATCTACTTCCTCAACTACGACAACCGTGCCACCAACAGGTACTCTTACTTACCCGAATTCCAATTACATTTTTTATTTAAATAAGGGCATAATAGTAATTAACCCAATTACGACAGGAGCGATTACTTCCTATTCAATTAACCCAATTCTTCCGGCAGGATTGATTTTCGATTCGATCACAGGACAAATTTCAGGAACACCTACAGTTCTATCTTCAATTATTTCTTATACGGTTACTGGAAATTTTGCTAGCGGCATAACAACATTTACCTTTAGTATTAGCATAGTTGATATTCCTCCTACTTCTCTTACGTATACAGGAAGTCCTTATAGCTTTCCTGATTTTATTCCAATTGCAACAATAATACCAACCATTTCAGGGAATCTTACATCTTGTATTTCGAATCCTACTTTGCCAACAGGGCTTTCTATCAATAACTTGTGCGAGATTTCTGGGACTCCAACCGTCGCACAGGTAAGCGCTTCCTATACAATCATTGCGACTAACGGTGGTGGAAGCACTTCGGCAACAATATCGATTTCTGTTACAACAGTGAACCGCAAAATCTATGTAACTAGTGCCGGATATTCACCTGGCGTTCAATTTACTTCTCCAGCTACAGCGGATACTCTTTGTAATTCGGATGCTGGAAAGCCAGCAGGTGGAGGAACTTATAAAGCAATGATTTCAGGACCTACACGGATTGCCTGCCTTTTACCAAATTGTCCGGGTGGTGGATCAGAACATACAAGCTGGGTGTTTCTGCCAAATACATCTTATTTTCAAACCGACGGAGTGACTTTGATAGGAACTACCAATGCGAATGCACTCTTACCATCTACGTTTGTAAATCAAGCTACAGCCCATTCTAAGTATTGGACTGGGTTAAATAATGATTGGACTAACGCGGCTATGAATTGTGCAGGCTGGTCAAATACAGGAAGTAGCACTTGTGGAGGGCAAAATCCAAATAATAATGTAAGTAACTTTACTGATATTTGGGGTGTAGTTGCATGCGCTGCGGCACAACAACTTCTTTGTGTGCAGCAGTAA
- a CDS encoding GGDEF domain-containing protein: protein MLQIQLDIRTIILLLASTNFIIIILALAYFKSNTESFQSIKYFLFARCFQSLAWTLLFLQGHSPEILSINLANSLLLIGFAFDAFSFLKIMNQLSSQAYKYLLTLIFILVFLFNLITFVFNYPGIRVATFSLLSFLITIYPIVRLLFHVSNYSLLVRLILLINMIFLGSLVWRFIWGMNNLNFNLFTSNNNQALTFFSAFSLTLFGSFGFLLLSKENTDNKLIELASKDSLTGILNRRSFLEQIPSKIALSQRLKKPLSILMLDLDYFKKINDRYGHSAGDKVLIDFAHNVQNSIRPYDLFCRMGGEEFAVLLSHITSDATTIVTERIHKSLSESKILYDINPDFNYTVSIGCVCLIPSSESIDEIIHLADKALYLAKEQGRNQTHFLPKKID from the coding sequence GTGCTACAAATACAACTAGATATAAGAACAATTATTTTATTATTAGCTTCAACTAATTTTATTATAATCATATTGGCACTTGCTTATTTCAAATCGAATACAGAATCTTTTCAAAGTATTAAATACTTCCTATTTGCTCGTTGCTTCCAAAGTTTAGCATGGACATTATTATTTTTACAAGGGCATTCTCCGGAAATTCTTTCAATAAATCTAGCTAATTCATTGTTATTGATTGGTTTTGCATTTGATGCTTTTTCTTTCCTTAAAATAATGAATCAACTGTCTTCACAAGCATACAAGTATTTATTAACTCTCATTTTTATTTTAGTTTTCCTGTTTAATTTGATTACATTTGTCTTTAATTATCCTGGAATTCGAGTGGCAACTTTTTCTTTACTATCTTTTCTAATAACAATATATCCAATTGTTCGATTACTTTTTCATGTTTCCAATTACAGTTTACTTGTCCGATTGATTTTACTTATAAACATGATATTTCTTGGATCATTGGTTTGGAGATTTATTTGGGGCATGAACAATCTAAATTTCAATTTATTTACTTCAAACAATAATCAGGCTTTGACTTTTTTCTCCGCCTTTAGTCTAACGCTTTTTGGTAGTTTTGGATTTTTACTTCTTTCAAAAGAAAATACTGATAATAAGTTAATCGAATTAGCATCCAAGGATTCCTTGACCGGGATTTTGAATAGACGCTCTTTTTTAGAGCAAATTCCATCTAAGATCGCATTGAGTCAAAGACTAAAAAAACCTCTCTCTATTCTAATGTTAGATCTTGACTATTTTAAAAAAATCAATGATCGTTATGGACATTCAGCAGGAGACAAGGTTCTCATAGATTTCGCGCATAACGTTCAAAATTCTATTCGTCCTTACGATCTTTTTTGTCGTATGGGTGGAGAAGAATTTGCTGTTTTACTTTCTCATATTACTAGTGATGCTACGACTATTGTAACAGAAAGAATTCATAAATCACTTTCAGAGAGTAAAATACTTTATGATATAAATCCTGATTTCAATTATACAGTAAGCATTGGTTGTGTTTGCTTGATCCCTAGTTCAGAATCAATCGATGAAATAATTCATCTTGCCGATAAGGCTCTCTATTTAGCCAAAGAACAAGGTCGCAATCAGACTCATTTTTTACCTAAAAAAATTGATTAA